From one Peredibacter starrii genomic stretch:
- a CDS encoding phosphatidate cytidylyltransferase: protein MSNTTVRIISGAALIILVGLCIYSGPQATLVLFGLIGPLMIDEIITNFYGQRRFSIRYCLAQAIYVLCYYFFNFYQISQSSFSFWISAGIVLDILLLAYLFLIYKKSELLLTVFRITSWGTGLFTLIPLLCLSYIIHFENWRLLLIGLFLLNFMVDTAAYFSGKKFGKHKLWEAVSPKKTIEGAVGGVICSVIATALFWHNLIAPVTPFTIAFFFIVACCSQVGDLAQSKLKRQFEIKDSSSLIPGHGGVYDRVDSLLFVAPLYAFYLMANFR from the coding sequence ATGTCTAACACAACCGTAAGAATCATTTCTGGTGCAGCTTTGATCATCCTGGTGGGACTTTGTATCTACTCAGGTCCTCAGGCGACTCTTGTTCTTTTTGGTCTGATTGGACCATTGATGATTGATGAGATCATTACGAATTTTTATGGGCAACGCCGTTTTTCGATCCGTTATTGCCTGGCCCAGGCGATTTATGTTCTTTGTTACTATTTCTTCAATTTTTATCAAATCAGCCAGTCGTCGTTCAGCTTTTGGATTTCGGCGGGAATCGTTCTCGATATTTTACTTTTGGCCTACTTGTTCCTGATCTACAAGAAGTCGGAGCTGTTATTAACAGTTTTCCGAATTACTTCGTGGGGAACTGGTCTTTTTACACTGATTCCTTTGTTGTGCTTGAGTTACATCATTCACTTCGAAAATTGGCGTCTTCTTCTTATTGGTCTCTTTCTGCTTAACTTTATGGTTGATACTGCGGCCTACTTTTCGGGCAAAAAATTCGGAAAGCATAAGTTATGGGAGGCCGTAAGCCCTAAGAAAACTATTGAAGGTGCTGTAGGGGGCGTGATTTGTTCAGTAATCGCGACCGCTCTATTCTGGCACAACCTAATTGCTCCTGTTACTCCGTTCACCATCGCTTTCTTTTTCATTGTGGCCTGTTGTTCTCAGGTTGGAGACCTTGCCCAGTCTAAGCTTAAAAGACAGTTTGAAATTAAAGACAGCTCATCATTGATTCCTGGCCACGGTGGTGTTTACGACCGTGTGGATAGCCTTCTGTTTGTGGCCCCACTTTATGCCTTCTATTTGATGGCAAACTTCCGCTAA
- the rseP gene encoding RIP metalloprotease RseP, with protein sequence MLEKILIFVIFLGPLIFFHELGHFFFARLFGVRVEVFSIGFGPKIFKYLHKGTEYAISIIPLGGYVKMFGDDPFSETPLTDEEKKVAFNHKSKIARFWIVFGGPLANLLLAYFLYVGLLASGEKVPETKVGVVTEKSVLYTKGLRTGDVLVGINDEKVLSFDDFNIKGSNVEKVTVQRHGEKLELPVGMELEPFINEFVNIVSVVKKPIFINKKGEKFYVSLTQKPADLSPSLEEINTNFKGKAFLYNYAQKDDAIALDFASESEITSDQSQSLVEFLEKLEFYPVDLSVRNIVMGSPADKAGIKKGDILTSVNGVTLRSFEELRSTLQGIEDGKEVAVAVLSNGELQTKKLIPEVKEVDKKKTKLIGIESAVEYVQPKLIVAKADSFGEAVTGAFTRTWDGIVKTFSGYKKLITREVSLNNIGGPLAIGKVASDSLNISLSMFFRLMAIISINLGVINLFPIPVLDGGHIMFLIFETINGGPLSRRKLEIAQRFGISVLFFLIFVALFNDITRLF encoded by the coding sequence ATGCTAGAAAAGATTCTCATTTTTGTTATATTTCTTGGTCCATTAATTTTCTTTCATGAATTGGGTCACTTCTTCTTCGCACGTCTTTTTGGCGTAAGAGTTGAAGTATTCTCAATCGGTTTTGGTCCAAAGATTTTCAAGTACCTTCACAAAGGTACTGAATACGCTATTTCAATCATCCCACTTGGTGGTTACGTAAAGATGTTCGGAGATGATCCGTTCTCTGAAACTCCGCTAACTGATGAAGAGAAGAAAGTGGCCTTCAATCACAAAAGTAAAATCGCCCGTTTCTGGATTGTTTTCGGCGGTCCACTAGCGAACCTTTTACTTGCTTACTTCCTCTATGTAGGACTTCTAGCTTCAGGTGAGAAAGTTCCTGAGACGAAAGTGGGTGTAGTGACTGAGAAGTCGGTGCTTTACACGAAAGGTCTAAGAACTGGTGACGTACTAGTTGGAATCAACGATGAAAAAGTTCTGAGCTTTGATGATTTTAATATCAAAGGTTCTAATGTTGAAAAAGTAACTGTTCAACGTCATGGCGAAAAACTGGAACTTCCAGTTGGAATGGAGCTTGAACCATTCATCAATGAATTCGTGAATATCGTTTCAGTGGTTAAGAAGCCGATCTTTATTAACAAGAAAGGCGAGAAGTTCTACGTGAGCTTAACTCAAAAGCCGGCCGATCTTTCTCCTTCACTTGAAGAAATTAATACGAACTTCAAGGGTAAGGCATTTCTTTATAACTATGCTCAGAAGGATGATGCTATTGCATTAGACTTTGCTTCTGAGTCTGAAATTACTTCTGACCAATCTCAGTCATTAGTTGAATTTCTTGAGAAGCTGGAATTTTATCCAGTAGATCTTTCTGTACGTAATATTGTTATGGGATCGCCGGCCGATAAAGCTGGCATCAAGAAAGGCGACATCCTAACTTCTGTAAATGGTGTTACTTTGAGATCTTTCGAAGAACTTCGTTCGACACTTCAAGGAATTGAAGATGGTAAAGAAGTGGCAGTTGCCGTTCTTTCGAATGGTGAGTTACAGACAAAAAAATTGATTCCTGAAGTAAAAGAAGTTGATAAGAAGAAAACAAAACTCATCGGTATCGAAAGTGCAGTTGAGTATGTTCAACCAAAGCTTATCGTGGCGAAGGCCGATAGCTTCGGTGAGGCCGTAACTGGTGCTTTCACTCGTACTTGGGACGGAATTGTTAAAACTTTCAGCGGTTATAAAAAACTTATCACTCGCGAAGTATCTCTGAACAATATCGGTGGACCACTGGCAATTGGTAAAGTTGCTTCTGATTCACTTAATATCAGTCTTTCAATGTTCTTCCGTCTGATGGCCATCATCAGTATCAATCTTGGCGTGATTAACTTGTTCCCGATTCCAGTACTGGATGGCGGACATATCATGTTCCTGATTTTTGAAACAATTAACGGTGGACCGCTTTCTCGCAGAAAACTGGAAATCGCTCAGCGCTTTGGTATCTCTGTGCTGTTCTTCCTGATTTTTGTGGCATTGTTTAACGATATTACGAGACTGTTTTAA
- a CDS encoding phosphatidylserine decarboxylase, producing MRRFFFLSTEVSWGLVGLLIYGFMKLPLLILIPLILINTLILFIFRKGRVPYRDTIKNDGEIYLSPVHGRVESVRLNSTSPNYPHLCHEIRISMNFWDEKGLYLPTSGEVTYLKANKGKKVKRNSPDEVFYGPIEDMAHTDFTLTSKNQTATLMRFIDCQWGKRPTIWLKSGDRGRGAACFGYYPFGGTLLIYLPATSDVLVYEKEIVVPGQTVVAALKDKKG from the coding sequence ATGAGAAGGTTCTTCTTTCTTTCGACTGAAGTTTCATGGGGACTAGTTGGGCTTCTGATTTATGGCTTCATGAAGCTCCCGCTTTTGATTTTGATTCCGCTCATTTTAATCAATACCTTAATCCTTTTTATTTTTAGAAAGGGCAGAGTGCCTTATCGAGACACAATTAAAAACGATGGAGAGATTTATCTTTCCCCTGTGCACGGGCGAGTTGAATCTGTTCGCTTAAACTCTACATCTCCTAATTACCCACATCTTTGTCATGAAATTCGCATTTCAATGAACTTTTGGGACGAGAAAGGACTCTATCTTCCTACCTCAGGTGAAGTGACTTATCTCAAGGCCAACAAAGGGAAGAAGGTGAAACGCAATTCACCGGATGAAGTGTTCTATGGCCCGATTGAAGATATGGCCCATACTGATTTCACTCTTACTTCTAAGAATCAAACCGCCACACTTATGCGATTTATTGACTGTCAGTGGGGCAAGCGCCCAACTATCTGGCTTAAATCAGGTGATAGAGGACGCGGAGCAGCCTGTTTTGGGTATTATCCTTTTGGGGGAACTCTGCTAATTTATTTACCAGCTACTAGTGATGTACTGGTTTATGAGAAAGAAATTGTGGTTCCCGGCCAAACGGTTGTGGCCGCGCTGAAAGACAAAAAAGGTTAA
- the pssA gene encoding CDP-diacylglycerol--serine O-phosphatidyltransferase, with translation MLIQRHQLAYFLPNTFTALNMGCGFIAILYAFHGEFYKACMFIVLGAIFDSVDGRVARWTNTQSAFGEQFDSLSDLVSFGVSPAIVYYFRFLTEAGRPGMVACFFFMLCGALRLARFNANIDKNKSDYFQGLPIPGGATAAISLIFLSFTFPEIALYKPLTVAYLLFYAILMVSNIPFPSFKKSEWVRTHKKQVLMIIFLIFASLFINEEIMIPTIITFYVVASMIYWLTHLKKFEGIFDWSDEPETELK, from the coding sequence ATGTTGATCCAAAGACACCAACTGGCATACTTCCTGCCAAATACTTTCACTGCTCTGAATATGGGATGTGGATTTATTGCAATTTTATATGCTTTCCATGGAGAGTTTTATAAAGCGTGTATGTTCATCGTTCTCGGTGCGATTTTCGATAGCGTGGATGGCCGTGTTGCACGTTGGACAAACACTCAATCTGCTTTTGGTGAGCAGTTTGATTCACTAAGTGATCTTGTATCTTTTGGTGTTTCACCAGCAATCGTTTATTACTTCCGCTTTTTAACTGAAGCTGGTCGTCCAGGCATGGTTGCCTGTTTCTTCTTCATGCTTTGTGGTGCTCTTCGTTTGGCCCGCTTCAATGCTAACATTGATAAAAACAAATCAGATTATTTCCAAGGTCTTCCGATTCCAGGCGGAGCTACTGCTGCAATCAGTTTGATCTTCCTTTCATTCACATTTCCAGAAATCGCTCTTTATAAGCCACTTACAGTTGCGTACCTACTTTTCTACGCGATCCTGATGGTTTCAAACATCCCGTTCCCAAGTTTTAAGAAATCAGAGTGGGTGAGAACTCATAAGAAGCAAGTTCTGATGATTATCTTCCTAATCTTCGCCTCACTCTTCATTAATGAAGAGATCATGATTCCAACTATCATCACTTTCTATGTGGTTGCCTCAATGATTTACTGGCTAACTCACTTGAAGAAATTCGAAGGCATCTTCGATTGGTCTGATGAGCCTGAAACAGAATTGAAGTGA
- the truA gene encoding tRNA pseudouridine(38-40) synthase TruA has protein sequence MIQHYKLIVQYKGTRYLGWQVQPESAGLTVQGEVNKALAVVSKSGEVKTLGSGRTDAGVHALGQVVKASIPLTIDPGSLVKALNGNLPDDIRVIHAENSDEVFFPTVHAISKEYHYRFTAHRSFSAFQNDLIANCPFELNLEQMREACKVFIGRHDFTNFYCEGTEVASNIREIYECEILEVSQGDWGMLPPHYVFRVVGNGFLKQMVRLLVGATWNIGRGKTTLDQLKGALGPTKVHRLGPVAPPEGLYLVRVNY, from the coding sequence GTGATTCAACATTACAAATTAATTGTTCAGTATAAAGGTACCCGCTATCTCGGTTGGCAAGTTCAACCGGAATCAGCGGGTCTTACCGTTCAGGGGGAAGTAAATAAGGCGCTGGCGGTGGTTTCAAAGTCGGGCGAAGTGAAGACTTTGGGATCAGGTCGAACTGACGCCGGAGTACATGCTCTTGGCCAGGTCGTGAAGGCGAGCATTCCTCTGACGATTGACCCGGGAAGCTTGGTTAAGGCGCTTAATGGAAACCTTCCGGATGATATTCGAGTTATCCACGCTGAAAATTCGGATGAAGTTTTCTTTCCAACTGTTCATGCTATTTCCAAAGAGTACCATTATCGTTTCACTGCCCACAGATCGTTTTCGGCCTTTCAAAATGATCTCATCGCCAATTGTCCATTCGAGCTAAATCTCGAGCAAATGCGTGAGGCCTGCAAAGTTTTTATCGGTCGTCATGACTTCACCAATTTTTACTGTGAAGGGACCGAGGTCGCGAGTAACATTCGTGAAATTTACGAATGTGAGATTCTGGAAGTTTCTCAAGGAGATTGGGGCATGCTCCCTCCACACTACGTTTTCAGAGTAGTGGGAAATGGCTTTTTAAAACAGATGGTTAGACTTCTGGTGGGTGCCACTTGGAACATTGGGCGAGGCAAAACTACGCTCGATCAGTTGAAGGGTGCACTAGGTCCCACCAAAGTTCATCGCTTGGGCCCAGTTGCTCCTCCAGAAGGCCTTTATTTGGTTCGCGTCAATTACTGA
- the tig gene encoding trigger factor, which yields MSYTIENVNGCTKKLVFNFDKVDLTKEIKEALVAKQANSNLKGFRKGKAPLEMVQKLFGPQIENDALYRFISEQYYNAVKKENIRAVGYPQFGNTKYESGKNVSFDATVEIIPDFELKDYSKLSFKKDSETVTDEDFETLKKNYLGSKAEIAEVKDAGHKLAKGDFAVFNFEGEKADGSKPENMKASEYMLEIGSGQFIPGFEDGMIGLKKGDKKDVKVTFPADYHEADLQNAPVTFHVEVLEIKQKNFPEFNDEIAKEFGFESVADFTTKNKERMAIQKKREVTSKLQQEILEKLISENSFEVPKALVDDQKESVKEELSRTLKQQGFNDQMIGLYFERWDADVTSKATFQVRSGLILDKLAKKYNIEATDADLDVKIDEMVSQSGMKKEEIAKFYKSNENIKRNLMYAIREEKTFASLMKDMKVS from the coding sequence ATGTCTTACACCATTGAGAACGTAAACGGTTGCACGAAGAAATTAGTATTCAATTTCGACAAAGTTGACCTAACAAAAGAAATCAAAGAGGCCCTTGTTGCAAAACAAGCTAACTCAAACCTTAAAGGCTTCCGTAAAGGTAAAGCTCCACTTGAGATGGTTCAGAAACTATTCGGACCACAAATCGAGAACGATGCTCTTTACCGTTTCATTTCTGAGCAATATTACAATGCTGTTAAGAAAGAAAATATCCGTGCTGTTGGTTACCCTCAGTTCGGTAACACAAAATACGAATCAGGTAAGAACGTATCTTTCGACGCTACTGTTGAAATCATTCCTGATTTCGAACTAAAAGATTATTCAAAACTTTCTTTCAAGAAAGATTCTGAAACAGTAACTGACGAAGATTTCGAAACTCTTAAGAAGAACTACCTTGGATCTAAAGCAGAAATCGCTGAAGTGAAAGATGCTGGCCACAAGCTTGCTAAAGGTGACTTCGCTGTATTCAACTTCGAAGGTGAAAAAGCTGACGGTTCAAAACCTGAAAACATGAAAGCTTCTGAATACATGCTTGAAATCGGTTCTGGCCAATTTATCCCAGGATTCGAAGATGGTATGATTGGTCTTAAGAAAGGTGACAAGAAAGACGTAAAAGTTACTTTCCCTGCTGATTACCATGAAGCTGATCTACAAAATGCTCCTGTAACTTTCCACGTTGAAGTTCTAGAAATTAAGCAAAAGAATTTCCCTGAGTTCAACGATGAAATCGCTAAAGAATTTGGTTTTGAATCAGTTGCTGATTTCACAACTAAAAACAAAGAGCGTATGGCGATCCAGAAGAAGCGCGAAGTAACTTCTAAGCTTCAACAGGAAATCCTTGAGAAACTAATCTCTGAAAACTCTTTCGAAGTTCCTAAGGCCCTAGTTGATGATCAAAAAGAATCAGTAAAAGAAGAGCTTTCTCGCACTCTTAAGCAACAAGGTTTCAACGATCAAATGATCGGTCTATACTTTGAGCGTTGGGATGCTGATGTTACTTCTAAAGCAACATTCCAAGTTCGTTCAGGTCTTATCCTTGATAAACTAGCTAAGAAATACAATATCGAAGCTACTGATGCTGATCTAGATGTAAAAATCGACGAGATGGTATCTCAATCAGGCATGAAGAAAGAAGAAATCGCTAAGTTCTACAAGTCTAACGAGAACATTAAGCGCAATCTTATGTACGCAATCCGCGAAGAGAAGACATTTGCTTCTCTTATGAAGGATATGAAAGTTTCTTAA
- the nadC gene encoding carboxylating nicotinate-nucleotide diphosphorylase: protein MDMSIKSLLPQIQNWLDEDDLTRNFHYTRMLPKHPVKLVLRIKSPLVLAGTDYLAAVFTQLGSQNDFSFLESYEAKELGDGTTIEFPETMPFNLAVTGERLALNLVQHASSIATWTSKHVDLAKPKGIKILDTRKTTPGLRSLEKYAVRVGGGFNHRLGQTDTWMVKDNHKTSLGGMKGALKFFEDQGVFYNNIVVEIHSIDELKEAISLGVQHVMLDNFSPDKIKEAVELKKPGMTFEASGGLNLNTIPQYLITGVDALSLGSLTYSAPRVDLSLKFRSV from the coding sequence ATGGATATGAGTATCAAAAGCCTTCTTCCTCAGATTCAAAACTGGCTGGACGAAGACGATCTGACCCGCAATTTTCACTACACCAGAATGCTTCCAAAGCATCCGGTTAAACTTGTTCTAAGAATTAAGTCGCCACTAGTTCTGGCCGGTACTGATTATTTAGCGGCAGTGTTCACACAACTTGGAAGTCAGAACGATTTCTCATTTCTTGAATCATATGAAGCTAAAGAGCTTGGTGATGGAACAACAATTGAGTTTCCCGAAACCATGCCATTCAATCTTGCTGTAACTGGTGAACGTTTAGCGTTGAACCTAGTTCAGCACGCGAGCTCAATTGCGACATGGACTTCTAAACATGTTGATCTGGCAAAACCTAAAGGCATTAAGATTCTTGATACTCGTAAAACGACTCCAGGTCTTCGCTCATTAGAAAAATACGCAGTGAGAGTTGGTGGTGGTTTTAATCACCGTCTTGGTCAAACTGATACATGGATGGTTAAAGATAATCATAAAACGTCACTAGGTGGAATGAAGGGCGCATTGAAGTTCTTCGAAGATCAGGGTGTGTTTTATAACAATATTGTAGTTGAGATTCACTCGATTGATGAGCTGAAAGAGGCCATCAGTCTTGGTGTTCAACACGTGATGCTGGATAACTTCTCTCCAGATAAGATTAAAGAAGCGGTTGAGCTTAAAAAACCAGGCATGACCTTTGAAGCATCCGGTGGGCTTAACCTTAATACGATTCCTCAATATTTAATTACTGGCGTGGATGCACTTAGCTTGGGTTCACTGACTTATTCAGCACCAAGAGTGGATCTCTCGCTTAAATTTAGAAGTGTATGA